The sequence TCTGCTTTATTTAAATCATTTTGAATATCCTTTTGTACATTTTTATCTATAGGAATATCCATTGGTGATTTTAAATCTTTATTATCTTTATCTAAAGCATCTAGCTCTTTCTTAATCTCATCAAATTTATCAGATAACTCTTTTTGTTTCTCTAAACTATTATTTTTATCTTCTGCTAATTGTTCTTCTTTCTCTCCAAGTCGTTCTAGTTTATCACCAATTTGTTCTGCTTTTTTTTCTACATAAAAACGTTTCGTTAACTCTACTAGCTGTTCTAAGTTTTTAGATTGCGTTTTACTATTCTGTTTTAGCTTTTCAGATTTTTCTAATAATTTATTTTTATCTAGTTTTTCAGAAAGCTCTTCCAGTTCTTTTAAAAGTTTTTCGTTTTCTTTAGATTGTTTTTCTGTTTCTTCTAGTCTTCTAAGAAGCTCTTCTTTATTTTTATCAAGCTCTTTTGGATTAAAATCTTCGAGATTTTCAGAGAGTTTTTTAGAAAACTCTTTCATCATTTCATCTTGTTCTTTTTGTTTTTTAATAAAATCTTCAATCTTCTTTTGATCTTTGAAATCAAGGTTGGCTTTTTCTTTATTTAATTTTTGAAGTTTATCTAATTCTTGAAGTTGCTTCTCTTGATTTTGTAAAGATTTTTCTAAACTATTTATATTTTCGTTTTGATCTTTTAGCAATTTATCGTCGATTTGATCGGAAGTTAGTTCGTAATGCTTAAAAATGGAAGATTTTGTGCTTTTGTAATTATTAACTACATCATTATCAAATACTTCAAAGTAATATTCATAGTTATTTCCTTCTTGTAATTCTAAACCAGTAGGAAAAGTATAAATAAAACGATCTACAGCATCATTTTTAATTGAAATTGCTTTTTTAAGTAAAATTTTTGGATTGTTTTTATCATAATAAACAACATTCAATTTAGTTAAACCATAATCATCTGCAAGGTGACCAACAATAATTTTTTCTTTAAGCTTTAAACTATCTGGTGCAAATTGAACATTGATTGTAGGATATTGATCTTTGATTATTGAAATTTGATAATTGAGTTTTTCGAAATTTGAAACATTACTATTTGAAGTAACTATCTGATAATTCAAATCGTTCTTTAATCTTAAGGAATAATCGAAGACAGATTCATTATTTGAAAAAGGATTGCTAATATTATTATATACAAAATCAATATTAGTTGTTGACTCGGTATTAATTTTCCATTTAATAATTGTTCCTTCAGGAACAACTGCATTACCAGAACCAAGAATTGTTTCGGGGTTTTTCTTTAAATAAGAAGGGTAACTCAAAACCATTTGAAAATTAGAAATCGAAGGAACATCAATTACATTCAAACTATATTCTTTAGTAATAACTTCGTTTGATTGAATATGAAATTTTGTATTCTTAATAACGTTTTTAAAAGTATATTTAAACAAACCATTACCATTATTTTCTAAATAGTACTCTTCTTCTCCAATAATTATAGATGCATTTTCAGGTATAACTTTACCAATAGATTGTACTTCTAAAACAAAATCATTATTTTGTTGTGTGATTAACTTTTTATTCAGAACAGAAAATTGAAATGGAGCAGGAGGTGAGTACAATGTTTGGTAGTGTACAACACGATCTAAACTATTTGCAATAATATTTGAATTTCCAGAAACAAAAAACAAAATTAAAAGTAGTACCGGAAAAATTAAGTAGGGTAAAAATCTTTTATTTTTTGAAAAAGAAATAGCATTAGAAAAAGGAATGGGTTGAAGATTACTTGCTTTTTGTTCAATTGAAGCAACTAATAATTCTGATGAAGTATCTTTTGAAGACAACTGTAAGAAGTTTAAAAGTGAATCTTTTACTTCTGAAAAATGATTTCCAATAATAATTGAAGCCTCTTTATAGTCTAAACCTTTTTGAAGATTAAATAATTTAAAAATTGGAAAAAGTATAAATCGTAACAAAAGGAAAACCTCTACTATGATAAACATCCAAAACAATATTGACCTTCCTAAAGTAGACAACCACAAAAAATGTTCAACTAAAAGTATAAAAATAAAATATAACAAACCAAAACCACAAAATAGAATTGCTCCTTTTATAAGTTCGTTGATATAAAATTTTCTAATAAATGATTCTAACTTACTATAAATAACAGACTTCATTTCGTAATTTTTAGGACGTTTAATTATAACTGATAAAATTACGATTTTAATGAATATAAATAGAATAAAAAAAATCGTAACTTTAAGAGTAGTAAAAACAGTAAAAATGAAATATTTATTAGCATATTCAATTCCTTTAATTTCAATTTTAGGAATAAACGAACAAGGAATTGCTTCCTATTCTGGAGTAATATTTTCTTTTGTTATACTCCCAATTTTGGAACTAGTGATGCCAATTGATAAATCAAATTATTCGGAAAGTCGAATTAAAAGTAGATTAGAAAATAATATTTTCGACTATCTATTATATGTAAATATTCTAATTGTTTATGGAGTTTTATTATTTACGCTTATTAAAATAACAAATACAAAATTAGAATTGTACGAACTGATAGGAACAATTTTAAGTTTAGGAATTGTATTAGGAGCAAACGGAATAAATGTAGCTCATGAATTAGGACACAGAAAAAAAAGATGGGAAAGAATTTTAGGTAAACTATTATTAGTTCCATCACATTATACACATTTTTTTGTTGAGCATAATCTAGGACATCATCTTCATGTGGCTACTCCTGAAGATCCATCTACAGCAAAATTTAATCAAAGTCTATATGCATTTTGGTGGCAAACAATAGTTGGAACTTATAAGAAATCGTGGCAAATTCAAATGAAATTAAACAAACTAAATGAAGTTTCATTTCTATCGATATATAATGATATGTTTTGGTTTACATTAATTCAAGTTTTTTATATCACACTAATAGCATTCATATTTGGAACAACAGGGTTTATAGTTGCAATACTAGCTGGAATAGTAGGTTTTCTATTACTTGAAACAATCAACTATATTGAACATTATGGTTTAAAAAGAAAGAAATTAGAATCTGGAAGATATGAAAGAGTATCAGAAAAACATTCCTGGAATTCTAATCACATAATGGGGAGAATTATTTTATATGAATTAACAAGACACAGTGATCATCATTACAAATCTGTAAAAAAATATCAAGTTTTAGAATATCATGATGTAAGTCCGCAAATGCCTTTTGGATATCCTACAAGTATGGTACTCTCATTACTACCTCCTTTGTGGTTTTATATAATGAATAAAAAAGTTCCAAATGAAATGAAAAATTAGCAAACGAATGTATTATATATTATCTTGTTTTTTATAAAAATGCAATAAGCTATCTTTGCATTAGAAAAAATTTAAAAGATGTCAAGACCAGTTAGAGTACGATTTGCTCCAAGTCCAACAGGACCATTACACATTGGTGGTGTTAGAACCGCATTGTTTAATTATTTATTTGCTAAAAAAAACGGTGGTACTTTCTACATTAGAATAGAAGATACAGACCAAACTCGTTTTGTAGCAGAAGCAGAAGATTATATATTTGAAGCATTAGAATGGTTAGGAATTTCACCAGATGAAACTATAGGAAAAAATGAAAAGTTTGGACCGTATAGACAAAGTGAACGAAAAGGAATGTATAAAGAATATGCCGAACAATTGATAAATTCTGGTTGGGCTTATTATGCATTTGATTCTAGTGAAAAATTA is a genomic window of Flavobacterium jumunjinense containing:
- a CDS encoding DUF4175 family protein, yielding MKSVIYSKLESFIRKFYINELIKGAILFCGFGLLYFIFILLVEHFLWLSTLGRSILFWMFIIVEVFLLLRFILFPIFKLFNLQKGLDYKEASIIIGNHFSEVKDSLLNFLQLSSKDTSSELLVASIEQKASNLQPIPFSNAISFSKNKRFLPYLIFPVLLLILFFVSGNSNIIANSLDRVVHYQTLYSPPAPFQFSVLNKKLITQQNNDFVLEVQSIGKVIPENASIIIGEEEYYLENNGNGLFKYTFKNVIKNTKFHIQSNEVITKEYSLNVIDVPSISNFQMVLSYPSYLKKNPETILGSGNAVVPEGTIIKWKINTESTTNIDFVYNNISNPFSNNESVFDYSLRLKNDLNYQIVTSNSNVSNFEKLNYQISIIKDQYPTINVQFAPDSLKLKEKIIVGHLADDYGLTKLNVVYYDKNNPKILLKKAISIKNDAVDRFIYTFPTGLELQEGNNYEYYFEVFDNDVVNNYKSTKSSIFKHYELTSDQIDDKLLKDQNENINSLEKSLQNQEKQLQELDKLQKLNKEKANLDFKDQKKIEDFIKKQKEQDEMMKEFSKKLSENLEDFNPKELDKNKEELLRRLEETEKQSKENEKLLKELEELSEKLDKNKLLEKSEKLKQNSKTQSKNLEQLVELTKRFYVEKKAEQIGDKLERLGEKEEQLAEDKNNSLEKQKELSDKFDEIKKELDALDKDNKDLKSPMDIPIDKNVQKDIQNDLNKAEEELQKDSKSSAKEKQKKAGKKMKEMGQKMAASMSSGSQEQMEEDAKVLRQILDNLLSFSFDEEDLLDITKKSNTKSVHFSKILKKQQDLKIQFKHIDDSLFAVSLRNPMISEKILNEVGEIHYNLDKSLSTLSENMINKGTSHQHYILNSANKLADFLSNVRDDMQTQGSGSGKPKKGENKGKQLPDIIKQQEGLGEKMKDGMKDGDKPGEKEGKKPGDKPGDKSGGKEGKQEGKGNKPGEGSGVESEGENGQEGNAGKVLEIIKEQQQLRDALQKALEKEGMSGLGQNALNQMKDIEKQLINKGFNNQTLSKMLNLKHELLKLENAIQQQGEDTKRKSKSNEQEFNGSSQSLPKEFRDYLNSIEILNRQTLPLQPNFNQKVQKYFKTND
- a CDS encoding alkane 1-monooxygenase, whose protein sequence is MKYLLAYSIPLISILGINEQGIASYSGVIFSFVILPILELVMPIDKSNYSESRIKSRLENNIFDYLLYVNILIVYGVLLFTLIKITNTKLELYELIGTILSLGIVLGANGINVAHELGHRKKRWERILGKLLLVPSHYTHFFVEHNLGHHLHVATPEDPSTAKFNQSLYAFWWQTIVGTYKKSWQIQMKLNKLNEVSFLSIYNDMFWFTLIQVFYITLIAFIFGTTGFIVAILAGIVGFLLLETINYIEHYGLKRKKLESGRYERVSEKHSWNSNHIMGRIILYELTRHSDHHYKSVKKYQVLEYHDVSPQMPFGYPTSMVLSLLPPLWFYIMNKKVPNEMKN